In Pseudomonadota bacterium, a single genomic region encodes these proteins:
- a CDS encoding transposase has product MAYLPRYEIICDNAHFHVTWQCHNKDWLIQWEWAKNAYYNLLLKYKDKYDIEVYSYNFMDNHPHLTGHLGNKELFSAFFRVVNSQFARIVNKQLKRRGQVVMDRFKSPMVESDEHMLTVMAYVDLNQHRAGKVIHPRKNDWSSYQYYAYGKADPLITPSPSYLALGRTPLERQREYRAIVESIMEHRRAINISHTHFIGNPDWVLRKYRELCERLGRKVTEARFIRMTSPPG; this is encoded by the coding sequence ATGGCCTATCTGCCCAGATACGAGATCATCTGTGATAATGCCCACTTCCACGTTACCTGGCAGTGCCACAATAAGGATTGGCTGATTCAATGGGAGTGGGCCAAAAACGCCTACTACAACCTGCTGCTTAAATATAAGGATAAGTATGATATCGAGGTTTACTCTTATAACTTTATGGACAACCACCCCCACCTGACCGGGCATCTAGGTAACAAAGAATTGTTTTCCGCCTTCTTCAGGGTCGTGAACAGCCAGTTCGCCAGGATCGTCAACAAGCAGCTCAAGAGACGGGGACAGGTGGTCATGGACCGCTTTAAATCACCCATGGTTGAGTCGGACGAACACATGCTAACTGTAATGGCCTATGTCGATCTCAATCAACACCGAGCCGGAAAGGTGATTCACCCTCGGAAGAACGACTGGTCCTCGTACCAATACTACGCTTACGGCAAGGCAGATCCACTCATCACGCCCTCTCCTTCGTATCTGGCATTGGGAAGGACTCCGCTTGAGCGACAGCGTGAATATCGGGCTATCGTCGAATCAATCATGGAACATCGGAGAGCAATCAACATCTCCCATACACATTTCATCGGAAATCCTGATTGGGTGCTAAGAAAATACAGGGAGCTGTGCGAAAGACTCGGCAGAAAAGTGACCGAGGCGAGATTCATTCGAATGACGAGCCCGCCGGGGTAG
- a CDS encoding DMT family protein, translating into MYAFLAILVSWGVAFFEYCLQVPANRIGYQFYSLGQLKVMQEIITMGVFGLFCIVYMKEPLKLDYLWACLCLVGAAYFMFRGVGAPMPIAELN; encoded by the coding sequence GTGTATGCGTTTCTGGCGATCCTGGTCAGCTGGGGCGTGGCGTTCTTTGAGTACTGCCTTCAGGTCCCGGCTAATCGGATCGGGTATCAGTTCTATTCGCTGGGCCAGCTCAAGGTGATGCAGGAAATCATAACGATGGGCGTGTTCGGGCTCTTCTGCATCGTGTACATGAAGGAGCCGCTCAAGCTCGACTACCTCTGGGCCTGCCTGTGTCTTGTGGGCGCGGCCTACTTCATGTTCCGCGGTGTGGGCGCCCCGATGCCGATTGCTGAACTCAATTAA